From a single Oreochromis niloticus isolate F11D_XX linkage group LG3, O_niloticus_UMD_NMBU, whole genome shotgun sequence genomic region:
- the LOC109195270 gene encoding up-regulator of cell proliferation → MKTTSFHISSELVPQHLDAPAGELESYIMTSCKTQLARLLEDLGLGQYYRKKIQLRKILEIDEKTLIDEPGNQKSDLPWYFLRKLVMVNVTARNVKCTSVCNSCNDNTSGNAKLSFENLFNSTNTDDKVNSLDIITALFLCSDGFLQQEIALKMSMCQFSVPLLLPNCDTNQCTLMLWAMRDIVKKYRPQSLSESKGFIEDRIVLSELPMISFVRLGECSLSKSEILNKLLSNSQQYHDTFVHYNMECGDSPRRTSNGLTEITWYLPGGKANIDIVSQPVAVANLRGDIASFQTQYSFLCQTSAAIFVFFDHLDSESELSLLTNQQHKAQIFLVGNNVSKHNSTDSLKKLVQTMGLTKTNIIIKTKQRNDADFVKSLRQTVRDVVRNSKMKMTIEQMADIAHELGILVDEESPECQTAKTNAEAITAEIQHIHRFKEDQLPQQGEIWKELTWLEKEEFRLQHIGSENIQDYKSELQKRKKELRKKQNSYEMSTAMTCFINAISSPGTKRFYFLKWMRMNLDNLSRIKLSELQEKYKEKCKNSENKKEINEIDRQISNSSLGTEHFFREMGQIYEASLSLPQTDPARQQLQHLPKLLLDGFPLELVDGDASNIPLRWVSDVLSQLSDLVSPNRKILVVTVLGVQSTGKSTLLNTMFGVQFAVSSGRCTRGAFMLLIKINEDMKKVLNCDFMLIIDTEGLKSPELAQLDNSFEHDNELATLVVGLSDVTIVNITMENSTEMKNILQIVVHAFLRMKEVGKKPKCVFVHQNVSDVSAHEKNLRNRKLLLEQLNETTQAAARMEKKEENKSFTDVMEYSPDTGNWYIPGLWNGNPPMAPVSVGYSEAVYELKKNIIQLLGNCESSANDIMEFKEWVTSLWTAVKHENFIFSFRNSLVADAYTSLCAELDKWEWEFKKEMYTWVTNAETRISNFGTIAVKSESSDINEFLKCLKSEASTLLSTWEKKFLENLTLS, encoded by the exons ATGAAGACAACATCGTTTCATATCAGCAGTGAGTTGGTGCCTCAGCATTTGGATGCTCCTGCTGGTGAACTGGAGAGCTACATCATGACCAGCTGCA AGACACAGCTGGCGAGGTTATTGGAAGATCTGGGCTTGGGGCAGTACTACAGAAAAAAGATACAACTGAGAAAAATACTTGAGATTGATGAGAAGACTCTTATTGATGAACCTGGGAATCAGAAATCAGACCTTCCTTGGTATTTTCTAAGGAAACTGGTGATGGTTAATGTGACAGCTAGGAATGTGAAATGTACCTCAGTTTGTAATTCATGCAATGACAATACATCAGGGAATGCAAAGTTATCCTTTGAAAATCTATTTAACAGTACAAACACAGATGACAAGGTGAACTCTCTTGACATCATCACTGCTCTCTTTCTGTGTTCTGATGGTTTTCTGCAGCAGGAAATCGCACTAAAAATGTCCATGTGTCAGTTctctgttcctctgctgcttccCAATTGTGACACCAATCAGTGCACACTCATGCTGTGGGCCATGAGAGACATTGTTAAAAAGTACAGACCTCAGTCTCTGTCAGAGTCCAAGGGCTTCATTGAAGACAGAATCGTTCTCTCTGAACTTCCAATGATCTCTTTTGTCAGACTGGGTGAGTGCTCCTTGTCCAAGTCAGAGATTCTCAATAAGCTTCTGAGCAATTCTCAGCAGTACCATGACACCTTTGTTCACTACAACATGGAGTGTGGTGACAGTCCAAGAAGAACATCCAATGGACTGACTGAAATTACTTGGTATCTTCCTGGTGGAAAAGCAAACATTGATATTGTCAGTCAGCCAGTGGCTGTAGCTAACCTTCGTGGCGACATTGCAAGCTTTCAAACACAATACTCCTTTCTGTGTCAGACATCTGCAGCAATATTTGTGTTCTTTGACCATTTAGACTCTGAATCTGAGCTCAGTCTACTTACCAACCAACAACACAAGGCACAGATCTTCTTAGTGGGTAATAATGTGAGCAAGCACAACAGTACAGATTCTTTGAAAAAACTAGTGCAGACAATGGGCTTGACCAAAACCAACATCATTATtaagacaaaacaaagaaatgatgcAGACtttgtgaaaagtttgagacAAACAGTCAGAGATGTAGTTAGGAACTCAAAGATGAAGATGACAATAGAGCAGATGGCAGACATTGCCCATGAACTGGGGATCCTGGTTGATGAAGAATCTCCAGAGTGTCAGACTGCAAAGACAAATGCAGAAGCCATCACTGCTGAAATTCAACATATCCATAGATTCAAAGAAGATCAGCTTCCACAGCAAGGTGAAATATGGAAAGAACTGACCTGGTTAGAGAAGGAAGAATTTCGACTTCAACATATCGGGTCTGAAAATATACAAGATTACAAAAGCGAActtcagaaaaggaaaaaagaactacgaaaaaaacaaaactcttatGAGATGTCGACAGCTATGACATGTTTCATTAATGCAATATCAAGCCCAGGAACAAAGAGGTTTTATTTCCTGAAATGGATGCGAATGAACCTGGATAACCTGTCTCGTATAAAACTGTCTGAACTTCAggagaaatataaagaaaaatgcaaGAACTCTGAGAACAAGAAGGAGATAAATGAGATTGACAGACAAATTTCCAACAGCTCACTGGGGACTGAACACTTCTTCCGTGAAATGGGTCAGATCTATGAAGCCTCACTGTCCCTTCCACAAACAGATCCAGCACGTCAACAGCTGCAGCATCTGCCCAAACTGTTGCTTGATGGATTTCCTCTTGAGCTTGTAGATGGAGATGCATCCAACATCCCTCTCAGATGGGTGAGTGATGTTCTCTCTCAGCTCAGTGACTTGGTGTCTCCAAACAGAAAGATCCTGGTAGTCACAGTTCTTGGAGTTCAGAGCACAGGAAAGTCCACTCTCCTTAACACCATGTTTGGAGTGCAGTTTGCAGTCAGCAGTGGTCGATGTACTCGAGGTGCCTTTATGTTGCTCATCAAAATCaatgaagacatgaaaaaagTCCTAAACTGTGACTTCATGCTGATCATTGACACTGAGGGCTTAAAGTCACCAGAACTTGCACAACTAGACAACAGCTTTGAGCACGACAATGAGCTTGCTACACTTGTTGTGGGGCTGAGTGATGTCACCATTGTCAATATTACAATGGAAAATTCAACTGAAATGAAGAACATCCTACAAATAGTTGTGCATGCCTTTCTCAGGATGAAGGAGGTGGGCAAAAAGcctaaatgtgtgtttgttcacCAGAATGTGTCCGATGTTTCAGCCCATGAGAAGAACTTACGAAACAGGAAACTGCTCCTGGAACAGTTAAATGAAACGACCCAGGCAGCAGCCAGaatggaaaagaaagaggagaacaAGAGCTTCACTGATGTGATGGAGTACAGTCCAGACACTGGGAACTGGTACATTCCTGGACTCTGGAATGGAAACCCACCAATGGCACCAGTCAGTGTAGGGTACAGTGAGGCTGTATATGAGCTCAAGAAAAACATCATCCAACTGCTGGGAAACTGTGAGTCATCTGCTAATGATATCATGGAGTTTAAAGAGTGGGTGACAAGTCTGTGGACTGcagtaaaacatgaaaacttCATCTTCAGCTTCAGAAACAGCCTTGTAGCTGATGCATACACAAGCCTCTGTGCAGAATTGGACAAATGGGAGTGGGAattcaaaaaagaaatgtacacCTGGGTAACAAACGCAGAAACAAGAATTTCCAATTTTGGTACAATTGCTGTAAAATCTGAATCTTCTGACATCAATGAATTTCTCAAATGTTTGAAAAGTGAAGCCTCAACACTGCTGTCCACATGGGAGAAAAAGTTTCTAGAAAATCTGacactgtcatga